A genomic stretch from Erigeron canadensis isolate Cc75 chromosome 9, C_canadensis_v1, whole genome shotgun sequence includes:
- the LOC122582143 gene encoding ankyrin repeat-containing protein ITN1-like isoform X1 has translation MAAAAAPAQNDIVSSSPEEAYPYPYTVNVANFITVRLSGADKYPFWKTQMLCLIQGHDMSGFIDGSLDPNPSPGWRRSDALLRGWMLGSLTEDVLVTSNVVTLKTAKDIWMRLEASYDNSNDSVVGNGSGSNDQMGQGIKEWKYGDEMGMDNNNNVRSTQHSRSLPVPLRGVSQQIDLKGDSVTTSISGASDGRMTLNKTRKLRGLESMVVPEDGSEKHFSLDLAEMIDFLHEPATNISAYLPLYKAALRGHWDDAQEIIDQDEEAVTANINKYGFTALHIAVGTGKQGITFVKKLVERVSPKALVKMLTSSEKYTPLHIAAVVGNTAAVKILVNKNKKLLYVEDVDGLLPIHRALINSHKDTFLYLLSVTKDNQYPCTFTGNMGVTLLSNVIFAGYFDIALDLCTRYPELATTIPSDNGDAPLMAIARKADAFESGCRLNFFDSLIYKYIPLKSENLNSSKKSGKMGFFSSVLQEIGRVIWKVAGRIVPHITHIQTMKLVHHQAVALVKCLCQEISALNLQSNSMHYSNPIVEAASNGAYEVVQEIADTFPQAIWYSDSVGHFMIQLAILHRCEKVYNLTYQMSDHKHFHKTLKDSDNNNLLHLAGKLAPPHKLNLVSGAALQMQRELQWFKEVETFVHPKYKTEKNSFNQTPEMLFSREHKKLVRDGEEWMKKTADSYTVTAGLITTIVFAAAITVPGGNNGDTGHPIYARELSFLIFAVADAISLFTSTTSLLLFLSILTARYAEQDFLFTLPSRLIMGLATLFLSTTSMMIAFGASLYLLFGQGKDWILIPIAALSCLPITCFVTLQFPLLVELISCTYGRGLFRKQSDRPFY, from the exons ATGGCGGCAGCGGCAGCTCCAGCCCAAAACGACATCGTATCATCATCACCAGAAGAAGCATACCCATATCCGTACACAGTAAACGTAGCAAACTTTATAACTGTAAGACTTTCAGGTGCAGACAAGTACCCGTTCTGGAAAACACAGATGTTATGCCTCATCCAAGGACACGACATGTCGGGTTTCATAGACGGGTCACTGGACCCGAACCCTTCTCCCGGGTGGAGAAGGTCTGACGCGCTGTTACGCGGCTGGATGCTTGGTTCACTCACAGAAGATGTACTTGTGACATCAAACGTAGTAACCTTAAAAACAGCTAAAGATATCTGGATGCGTCTAGAAGCTTCCTATGATAATAGTAATGATTCTGTCGTTGGAAATGGGTCCGGGTCGAATGATCAAATGGGTCAGGGTATTAAAGAATGGAAATATGGGGATGAAATGGGGatggataataataataatgtgagATCTACGCAGCATTCGAGGTCTCTGCCTGTGCCATTGAGAGGCGTGTCACAGCAGATTGATTTGAAAGGCGATTCTGTTACAACTAGTATTTCAGGAGCGAGTGATGGAAGAATGACTCTTAATAAGACGAGGAAGTTGAGAGGCTTGGAAAGTATGGTTGTACCCGAAGACGGTTCCGAGAAACATTTCTCATTAGATTTGGCTGAGATGATTGACTTTTTACATG AACCAGCCACAAACATTAGTGCTTACCTGCCACTATATAAGGCAGCTCTGAGAGGTCATTGGGATGATGCACAAGAAATCATAGATCAAGATGAAGAAGCAGTCACAGCCAATATCAATAAATATGGGTTCACCGCTCTCCATATTGCAGTTGGTACAGGGAAGCAAGGCATTACTTTTGTTAAGAAGTTGGTCGAAAGGGTATCACCAAAGGCACTTGTGAAAATGCTCACATCCTCGGAAAAATACACACCTCTTCATATCGCAGCCGTTGTTGGCAACACTGCGGCTGTGAAGATCTTagtaaataagaataaaaaattgCTGTATGTCGAGGACGTGGATGGCCTGTTGCCCATTCATAGAGCTCTAATCAATTCTCATAAAGATACATTCTTATATCTATTAAGTGTCACGAAAGACAACCAATATCCTTGTACTTTCACTGGCAATATGGGCGTTACACTTTTATCTAATGTTATTTTTGCAGGCTATTTTG ATATAGCACTTGATTTATGCACTCGCTATCCTGAATTGGCTACAACCATACCATCTGACAACGGTGACGCTCCTTTGATGGCCATAGCAAGAAAAGCAGATGCTTTTGAGAGTGGATGTCGCCTTAATTTCTTCGATAGCTTAATTTATAAGT ATATTCCTTTGAAATCGGAGAATCTTAACTCAAGCAAAAAGTCAGGGAAGATGGGATTTTTCAGTTCAG TTCTTCAAGAAATCGGTCGTGTTATCTGGAAAGTTGCAGGTAGGATTG TGCCACATATTACTCACATTCAGACGATGAAGCTGGTCCATCATCAAGCTGTTGCTCTTGTGAAATGTCTGTGCCAAGAGATCAGTGCACTAAATCTCCAATCTAACAGTATGCACTATTCTAATCCTATTGTCGAGGCTGCAAGCAATGGCGCCTATGAGGTTGTTCAAGAGATTGCGGATACATTCCCACAAGCCATTTGGTACAGTGACAGCGTTGGTCATTTCATGATCCAATTGGCTATACTTCATCGATGTGAAAAGGTTTACAATCTAACATATCAAATGAGCGACCATAAGCATTTTCACAAGACTCTCAAGGACTCTGACAATAATAACTTGTTGCATCTGGCTGGGAAATTGGCACCTCCACATAAACTCAACCTTGTTTCTGGAGCAGCTTTACAAATGCAGCGCGAATTGCAATGGTTTAAG GAAGTAGAGACATTTGTGCATCCAAAATACAAAACAGAAAAGAACTCATTCAACCAGACACCAGAGATGCTGTTCAGCAGAGAACATAAGAAACTCGTGAGAGATGGTGAAGAATGGATGAAAAAGACAGCCGATTCATACACAGTAACAGCAGGACTCATTACAACAATAGTTTTTGCTGCAGCCATAACAGTACCAGGTGGTAACAATGGCGACACGGGCCATCCAATATATGCGAGAGAACTATCTTTCCTAATATTTGCTGTTGCTGACGCAATCTCACTCTTCACATCCACAACTTCTTTATTACTTTTCTTATCTATTCTCACTGCTCGTTATGCAGAACAAGATTTTCTCTTCACATTACCCTCAAGACTAATAATGGGCCTCGCAACTTTATTTCTGTCCACAACTTCAATGATGATAGCTTTTGGTGCATCGTTGTATCTTTTGTTTGGGCAAGGGAAGGACTGGATTCTGATCCCGATAGCTGCATTGTCGTGTTTACCCATTACTTGTTTTGTGACCTTGCAGTTTCCGCTTCTTGTAGAACTAATATCGTGTACTTATGGCCGAGGACTTTTCCGTAAGCAAAGTGATCGtccattttattaa
- the LOC122582322 gene encoding ethylene-responsive transcription factor WIN1-like, producing the protein MVQSNKKFRGVRQRQWGSWVSEIRHPLLKRRIWLGTFETAEAAAKAYDQAAILMNGQSAKTNFPARNKMILSADNSLSTSADADDQIPAATLAAKLRKCCKDPSPSLTCLRLDSDNSHFGVWQKRPGKGSGSGWVMKVELSNGANRKEAGTTTSAAIKETSLSPVATLVNDQEIDEENKLVMQMIEELLNWNSSPPSLCIVNNSSNN; encoded by the exons ATGGTACAATCTAATAAGAAGTTCAGAGGTGTCAGGCAAAGACAGTGGGGGTCTTGGGTCTCTGAGATCAGACATCCCCTCTT AAAGAGAAGGATATGGCTTGGAACATTTGAGACAGCAGAAGCAGCCGCCAAAGCATATGATCAAGCAGCCATTTTGATGAATGGACAAAGTGCCAAGACTAATTTCCCAGCAAGAAACAAGATGATCCTATCCGCCGACAACTCACTATCAACGTCAGCGGATGCTGATGATCAGATTCCCGCGGCCACTCTTGCCGCCAAGCTACGTAAATGTTGCAAAGATCCATCCCCTTCCCTTACCTGTTTACGTCTTGATAGTGATAACTCTCACTTTGGTGTGTGGCAAAAGCGCCCCGGAAAAGGGTCTGGTTCCGGATGGGTCATGAAGGTCGAGCTTAGTAATGGCGCCAACAGAAAAGAAGCAGGGACGACTACGTCCGCAGCAATCAAGGAAACGTCCTTGTCTCCGGTTGCTACTTTAGTTAATGATCAAGAAATAGATGAAGAAAACAAACTTGTCATGCAAATGATAGAAGAATTGCTTAATTGGAATTCAAGTCCACCTTCACTATGTATAGTCAATAACAGTAGTAACAATTAG
- the LOC122582143 gene encoding ankyrin repeat-containing protein ITN1-like isoform X2, with amino-acid sequence MAAAAAPAQNDIVSSSPEEAYPYPYTVNVANFITVRLSGADKYPFWKTQMLCLIQGHDMSGFIDGSLDPNPSPGWRRSDALLRGWMLGSLTEDVLVTSNVVTLKTAKDIWMRLEASYDNSNDSVVGNGSGSNDQMGQGIKEWKYGDEMGMDNNNNVRSTQHSRSLPVPLRGVSQQIDLKGDSVTTSISGASDGRMTLNKTRKLRGLESMVVPEDGSEKHFSLDLAEMIDFLHEPATNISAYLPLYKAALRGHWDDAQEIIDQDEEAVTANINKYGFTALHIAVGTGKQGITFVKKLVERVSPKALVKMLTSSEKYTPLHIAAVVGNTAAVKILVNKNKKLLYVEDVDGLLPIHRALINSHKDTFLYLLSVTKDNQYPCTFTGNMGVTLLSNVIFAGYFDIALDLCTRYPELATTIPSDNGDAPLMAIARKADAFESGCRLNFFDSLIYKYIPLKSENLNSSKKSGKMGFFSSVLQEIGRVIWKVAVPHITHIQTMKLVHHQAVALVKCLCQEISALNLQSNSMHYSNPIVEAASNGAYEVVQEIADTFPQAIWYSDSVGHFMIQLAILHRCEKVYNLTYQMSDHKHFHKTLKDSDNNNLLHLAGKLAPPHKLNLVSGAALQMQRELQWFKEVETFVHPKYKTEKNSFNQTPEMLFSREHKKLVRDGEEWMKKTADSYTVTAGLITTIVFAAAITVPGGNNGDTGHPIYARELSFLIFAVADAISLFTSTTSLLLFLSILTARYAEQDFLFTLPSRLIMGLATLFLSTTSMMIAFGASLYLLFGQGKDWILIPIAALSCLPITCFVTLQFPLLVELISCTYGRGLFRKQSDRPFY; translated from the exons ATGGCGGCAGCGGCAGCTCCAGCCCAAAACGACATCGTATCATCATCACCAGAAGAAGCATACCCATATCCGTACACAGTAAACGTAGCAAACTTTATAACTGTAAGACTTTCAGGTGCAGACAAGTACCCGTTCTGGAAAACACAGATGTTATGCCTCATCCAAGGACACGACATGTCGGGTTTCATAGACGGGTCACTGGACCCGAACCCTTCTCCCGGGTGGAGAAGGTCTGACGCGCTGTTACGCGGCTGGATGCTTGGTTCACTCACAGAAGATGTACTTGTGACATCAAACGTAGTAACCTTAAAAACAGCTAAAGATATCTGGATGCGTCTAGAAGCTTCCTATGATAATAGTAATGATTCTGTCGTTGGAAATGGGTCCGGGTCGAATGATCAAATGGGTCAGGGTATTAAAGAATGGAAATATGGGGATGAAATGGGGatggataataataataatgtgagATCTACGCAGCATTCGAGGTCTCTGCCTGTGCCATTGAGAGGCGTGTCACAGCAGATTGATTTGAAAGGCGATTCTGTTACAACTAGTATTTCAGGAGCGAGTGATGGAAGAATGACTCTTAATAAGACGAGGAAGTTGAGAGGCTTGGAAAGTATGGTTGTACCCGAAGACGGTTCCGAGAAACATTTCTCATTAGATTTGGCTGAGATGATTGACTTTTTACATG AACCAGCCACAAACATTAGTGCTTACCTGCCACTATATAAGGCAGCTCTGAGAGGTCATTGGGATGATGCACAAGAAATCATAGATCAAGATGAAGAAGCAGTCACAGCCAATATCAATAAATATGGGTTCACCGCTCTCCATATTGCAGTTGGTACAGGGAAGCAAGGCATTACTTTTGTTAAGAAGTTGGTCGAAAGGGTATCACCAAAGGCACTTGTGAAAATGCTCACATCCTCGGAAAAATACACACCTCTTCATATCGCAGCCGTTGTTGGCAACACTGCGGCTGTGAAGATCTTagtaaataagaataaaaaattgCTGTATGTCGAGGACGTGGATGGCCTGTTGCCCATTCATAGAGCTCTAATCAATTCTCATAAAGATACATTCTTATATCTATTAAGTGTCACGAAAGACAACCAATATCCTTGTACTTTCACTGGCAATATGGGCGTTACACTTTTATCTAATGTTATTTTTGCAGGCTATTTTG ATATAGCACTTGATTTATGCACTCGCTATCCTGAATTGGCTACAACCATACCATCTGACAACGGTGACGCTCCTTTGATGGCCATAGCAAGAAAAGCAGATGCTTTTGAGAGTGGATGTCGCCTTAATTTCTTCGATAGCTTAATTTATAAGT ATATTCCTTTGAAATCGGAGAATCTTAACTCAAGCAAAAAGTCAGGGAAGATGGGATTTTTCAGTTCAG TTCTTCAAGAAATCGGTCGTGTTATCTGGAAAGTTGCAG TGCCACATATTACTCACATTCAGACGATGAAGCTGGTCCATCATCAAGCTGTTGCTCTTGTGAAATGTCTGTGCCAAGAGATCAGTGCACTAAATCTCCAATCTAACAGTATGCACTATTCTAATCCTATTGTCGAGGCTGCAAGCAATGGCGCCTATGAGGTTGTTCAAGAGATTGCGGATACATTCCCACAAGCCATTTGGTACAGTGACAGCGTTGGTCATTTCATGATCCAATTGGCTATACTTCATCGATGTGAAAAGGTTTACAATCTAACATATCAAATGAGCGACCATAAGCATTTTCACAAGACTCTCAAGGACTCTGACAATAATAACTTGTTGCATCTGGCTGGGAAATTGGCACCTCCACATAAACTCAACCTTGTTTCTGGAGCAGCTTTACAAATGCAGCGCGAATTGCAATGGTTTAAG GAAGTAGAGACATTTGTGCATCCAAAATACAAAACAGAAAAGAACTCATTCAACCAGACACCAGAGATGCTGTTCAGCAGAGAACATAAGAAACTCGTGAGAGATGGTGAAGAATGGATGAAAAAGACAGCCGATTCATACACAGTAACAGCAGGACTCATTACAACAATAGTTTTTGCTGCAGCCATAACAGTACCAGGTGGTAACAATGGCGACACGGGCCATCCAATATATGCGAGAGAACTATCTTTCCTAATATTTGCTGTTGCTGACGCAATCTCACTCTTCACATCCACAACTTCTTTATTACTTTTCTTATCTATTCTCACTGCTCGTTATGCAGAACAAGATTTTCTCTTCACATTACCCTCAAGACTAATAATGGGCCTCGCAACTTTATTTCTGTCCACAACTTCAATGATGATAGCTTTTGGTGCATCGTTGTATCTTTTGTTTGGGCAAGGGAAGGACTGGATTCTGATCCCGATAGCTGCATTGTCGTGTTTACCCATTACTTGTTTTGTGACCTTGCAGTTTCCGCTTCTTGTAGAACTAATATCGTGTACTTATGGCCGAGGACTTTTCCGTAAGCAAAGTGATCGtccattttattaa
- the LOC122581904 gene encoding phospholipase D alpha 1-like — protein MAQHVLHGTIHATIFEVDRLHNGWDFKDCFKPTSQGKGKKILSQVKRMILCRPEVVGSKIYATIDLEKARVARTRVIEKEPTNPRWDESFHIYCAHNVSNIIFTLKDGNRPVGAYLIGRAYLPVAEVINENEVERWLKILDKKGNPIQGGSTIHVKLKYVSVARDSHWSQGIKSPKFGGIPYTFFRQREGCKVTLYPDAHVSDDYITSYLVSEGYYEPQRCWEDVFDAISDAKHLIYITGWSVYTKITLIRDPRRPKPGGEVTLGELLKRKADDGVNVLMLVWDDRTSVEDFKKDGLMATHDQETDDYFRGTKVHCVLCPREPDNKNTYVQGIQVATMFTHHQKAIVTDSDNPGDASGKRQILGFVGGIDLCDGRYDTHDHSLFRTLKDIHHDDFHQPNFRGASIARGGPREPWHDIHCKLEGPIAWDVLYNFEQRWNKQVGAGFVFTLPELDEFISHPVPVSPSDDSWNVQLFRSIDGGAVSGFPGEASMAGLVTGKDNVIDRSIQDAYINAIRRAKNFIYIENQYFVGSSYNWKTSEDFKNEDIGALNLIPRELSLKIVSKIRANERFCVYIVIPMWPEGIPESGSVQAILDWQKRTMEMMYKDIASEIRAKGIEADPRDYLTFFCLGNRETKKPGEYEPPEKPEPDSDYSRAQESRRFMIYVHAKMMIVDDEYIIIGSANINQRSMDGARDTEIAIGAYQPNQIAGQWAPRGAIYGFRRALWLEHLSYVHDSFRHPESLECVRKVNAKADGNWNLYSSPTFDQDLPGHLLRYPVAISDGGDVTTLPGFEFFPDTKARVLGTRSVTLPPILTT, from the exons ATGGCTCAACATGTGCTCCATGGGACAATTCATGCAACTATTTTCGAGGTCGACAGGTTACATAATGGATGGGATTTTAAAGACTGCTTCAAG CCAACGAGTcaaggaaaaggaaaaaagataCTATCTCAGGTGAAAAGGATGATACTTTGTCGCCCTGAG GTTGTTGGTTCAAAAATATATGCAACTATCGACTTGGAAAAAGCAAGGGTTGCAAGGACTAGAGTGATTGAAAAGGAGCCAACCAATCCTCGTTGGGACGAGTCGTTTCACATATATTGTGCACACAATGTTTCAAACATTATATTCACGCTTAAAGATGGTAACCGGCCGGTTGGGGCGTATCTAATCGGGCGAGCTTACCTCCCCGTCGCGGAGGTCATCAACGAGAATGAAGTGGAACGATGGCTCAAGATATTAGACAAAAAAGGTAACCCGATACAAGGAGGTTCGACGATCCATGTGAAGTTGAAATACGTTAGTGTGGCGAGAGATAGTCATTGGTCACAAGGGATTAAAAGTCCTAAATTTGGAGGCATACCTTATACTTTTTTTAGACAAAGGGAAGGTTGTAAAGTCACATTGTACCCCGACGCCCATGTTTCCGATGATTACATTACATCGTATCTCGTTTCCGAAGGGTATTATGAGCCGCAAAGATGTTGGGAGGATGTCTTTGACGCGATTAGTGACGCGAAACATTTGATCTACATAACCGGGTGGTCAGTTTACACCAAAATAACGTTGATTCGAGACCCTAGGAGGCCTAAACCGGGCGGAGAAGTGACATTAGGTGAATTACTGAAGCGAAAAGCGGACGATGGTGTGAACGTGTTAATGCTTGTTTGGGACGATAGGACATCCGTCGAGGATTTTAAGAAAGACGGATTAATGGCGACGCACGATCAAGAAACGGACGATTATTTCCGTGGCACGAAGGTACATTGTGTTCTATGTCCTCGTGAACCCGATAATAAAAACACTTATGTTCAAGGGATTCAAGTGGCTACAATGTTTACTCATCATCAGAAGGCGATTGTCACGGACAGCGACAATCCCGGGGATGCGTCGGGAAAGAGACAGATCCTCGGGTTTGTTGGGGGTATTGATCTTTGCGACGGAAGGTACGACACTCATGACCATTCTTTGTTTCGGACCTTGAAAGATATTCATCATGATGATTTTCACCAGCCAAACTTCCGGGGAGCCTCCATCGCAAGAGGCGGTCCACGAGAACCGTGGCACGACATACATTGCAAACTTGAAGGCCCGATCGCGTGGGATGTATTGTATAATTTTGAACAAAGGTGGAATAAACAAGTTGGAGCTGGGTTTGTGTTTACATTACCCGAGCTTGACGAATTCATATCTCACCCTGTGCCGGTTAGTCCATCGGATGATTCGTGGAACGTGCAGCTGTTTCGATCGATCGATGGTGGTGCGGTGTCGGGGTTCCCCGGGGAAGCATCTATGGCCGGGCTTGTTACCGGAAAAGATAATGTGATTGATCGTAGCATCCAAGATGCGTATATTAACGCCATACGACGAGCGAAAAACTTCATCTACATTGAGAATCAGTACTTTGTTGGCAGCTCTTATAATTGGAAAACAAGTGAAGATTTCAAAAATGAGGACATCGGGGCTTTAAATCTCATCCCAAGGGAGCTCTCACTTAAAATAGTGAGTAAGATAAGAGCAAATGAGAGATTTTGCGTGTACATTGTCATCCCAATGTGGCCTGAAGGGATCCCAGAAAGTGGATCCGTTCAGGCCATTTTAGATTGGCAAAAAAGAACCATGGAAATGATGTATAAAGACATCGCTTCCGAGATTCGTGCCAAAGGGATCGAAGCAGACCCTCGGGACTATCTGACATTTTTTTGCCTAGGGAATCGTGAAACCAAGAAACCCGGTGAGTATGAACCGCCAGAGAAACCCGAGCCTGATTCTGATTATAGTAGAGCCCAAGAATCGCGACGCTTCATGATTTACGTTCATGCTAAAATGATGATCG TCGACGacgaatatataataattgggTCAGCAAACATCAATCAAAGATCAATGGATGGGGCTCGAGACACAGAGATTGCAATAGGTGCCTACCAACCAAACCAGATTGCTGGTCAATGGGCACCCAGAGGTGCAATATATGGGTTCAGGAGAGCATTGTGGCTAGAACATCTTTCTTACGTACATGATTCTTTTCGCCATCCAGAAAGCCTAGAATGTGTTCGCAAAGTAAACGCTAAGGCAGATGGAAACTGGAACTTGTATTCGAGCCCGACCTTTGATCAGGATCTTCCAGGACATTTGCTTCGTTATCCGGTGGCTATCTCAGACGGTGGAGACGTTACGACTTTGCCGGGGTTTGAGTTCTTCCCGGACACAAAGGCACGGGTTTTGGGGACTAGATCTGTCACTTTACCTCCTATTCTAACCACCTAG